A window of Gemmatimonadaceae bacterium genomic DNA:
CTCCAATCGCTCGAGCGCGAACTCCGGCAGCGGCGGCTTGAGCGCCTCCAGCACTTGTGACGGCACCGCCACGCCCGACAACTGCGCCGCGAGCCTGAACGTCCAGTAACAGCAGCTCCCGCCCCGGCTCGACTGCGCGAGCGCGACGAAATCATCCCAGACGATGTCGCCCGTCCCGACCAGCGTGTGCAGATCGCGGAACGCGCGCCACGCGCCGGTTGCCATCATGTGCGACCACGCGAAGTGCAGACACAGGTGCAACAATTGGTCGTGCACCGACGGGACGCTCGTGCGCTGACCGAACGCGATGATCGGTGTGCTGCGCGACCAGATGTCTTCGGGCGACAACCGGAACGGGTGGCCCTCGAAGAACAGCGCCGTGTGCAGCTCGAGTTGCACGCCGGTGCCGCGCGCATCCTCGAGCGCCGGCAGGTGTTGGTGTCCCTCGAAGAACTCGTGTAACTGTTCCAGCTCGGTGGTCGCCCACCCCGATGCGAGGAGCGCCGCCCGCGCGCGGCCGGCGACCGCGGCGCCGCCGCGCAGCAGCAGGTCGAGGTCCGACATCGGACGCCGGACGAACGACCCGTACACCGTGAGTGCCAGCGCCGCGCCCTTGAGCAGCATTGCGTCCACCCGCTCGCGCGCCAGTGCGGCGAGCGATTCGCCTAACCGCTGCTCGAGGTGCATCATACGGAACTGCGACACGCGACCCAGCCGCTCGAGCGGCGCGGCCCCCGCCGGCAGCGCGCCCCGCCCCACCGACACTTTGCCCAGCCGCTCGTACAACACCGGCTCCGCGCGCTCGCGCGTTGCCAGTGCGCACACGCGTTCCCAGTCGATGGGCCCGCTCAACAACGTGCGCAGACCGTCATCGTTCTCGACACCGCCGGCGCTGAGGAGCAGCAGACGCGCTTCAGGCGAAAGCGCACGTCCGCCCCGCAGTCCATCGAGCATCGGAATCAGCTCAGTACTGGGCAAGCGTTCCGCTGCGACGAGCGTAATGCAACGCCTCCGTAAGGGCGAACAGACTCAGCGCCGTGAGCACGAGGACGAACCCGAACAACGTCGCGACGTCGGGGATGACCATTCGGAATGGAATGCCTTCCAATAACGTCTCGCGCAATGCGCGCAGTCCATAGGTGAGCGGGATCGCATCCGAGAGCCGCGGCAGCCACGACGGCATGATATGCGTCGGATAGTACACGCCGCCGAGGAAACTGGAAGCGATGAGCACGATCGACGGCAAGGGACCCGCCGTCCGGAACGCCAGCTGGAGCGAGGCCGCGAAGAGGCCGAACGGAAGATACGCCAGCACGATGAGCGTCATGATGAGCAGCGACGACAGCCACGCGCTCCAGACGAGGTGCACGCCTAACGCAAGTCCGGTGGCGAGCATCACCACGCTGCGCAGCGAGGTCCACACGAATCCGTATCCGATGAGGCCCGCCACGAGCGACGTCAAGGACGCCCGCGTGCTCAACAGCGCCTCCAACGTGCCGGTCGCGATGCCGCTCGACACCACGCCCGGAATCGCGTTCACGGCCGTCATGATGAAGGCGGTCGCGATCATGCCGACGAGCAAGAAGGCGAAGTACTCGCCGCCCTGCAGCTCGATCTTTTGCGCCATGGTCGTTTGCAGGGCGCGAGCGAGGTAGTACACCGGCACGACGCTCACCAGCACGCCAACGAGCGAGAAGACCATCGACAGCCGATAGCTCAACGCGGTCCGCCACGACGCGAGGATCAGCGCACAGGTCTCACGCATCGTCAGCCTCCGCGCCGCCACGGCGTTCCACGATTCGCTCGATGAGATCGGCCAACGACAGGGTCACGCGCTCGAAGCGCGCGATTGGAACGTGCTGCTCCGTGAGAAAGGCAAGAACCTGTGCGGTGCGATCCGGGCCGCCCGGAACTTCCATCTCGAGAATCGACCAGCCGTCATCGTCGGTGCCGTAGAGATCCACGTCGCGCACCACGCCGCGTTCAACGAGAGCATCGATCGCCGGCTGAGTCGCGCCGCGCGTCCACAAGCGGTACAGCTCGTCGCCGTTCTCTCTCGACAGTCGCTCGGCCGTGCCGGTGGCGAGCAACCGCCCATGATCGAGAACGGCGACGCGGTCGCACAGCTCGAGCGCTTCTTCGGTGTTGTGCGTGGCCAGCAGCACCGTGCACCGCTGACGGCCCGCGATCTCCTCGCGCAGGAACGCGCGAAACTGCCGCGCCGAAATGGGATCGAGACTTCGCGTCGGCTCGTCCAACAGGAGCACGCGCGGCCCACCGATCAGCGCCCGCGCGATGAGCAGCCGCTGCTTCATGCCCGACGAGAACGAGGCGACGATCTTGAGACCGGTATCGTCGAGACCGACCACGGTCAGGAGGTCGTCGGCGCGGGCCTTCGACGCGCGCGAATCGAGTCCTTGCAGCACCCCATAGAGCTCGAGGTTTTCGCGCGCCGAGAGCCGCCAGTACAAGCTGCGCTCATCGGCAATGACCGGCGCCAGGACCCGCCGGACGCGCGGCGCATCCTGGATGATGTCGTAGCCGGCGATGGTCGCCGTGCCCGCGTCGGGGAAGATCAGCGTCGCGAGCATCTTGAACAGCGTGGTCTTGCCGGCTCCGTTAGGCCCGAGCAGGCCGAAGAATTCGCCCTCATACACCTCGGCGCTCACGTGTTGCACCACGGGCACGTACGTGACGCTCCGCGGATGCCGGAGCGTGTCCATCCAGCCGCGACGCATGGGAAAGCGTTTGCTCAGCCCGTCCAGCGACACCGAGACCGGACGGGCGGTCGCGGCGCTCGGCTCCTGGACGGGTGTCGGCGTCGCGATCCCGGTCACGCCGCGACTACCGGCGTGCGGGTGGCTCCGTGCCACGAGAGCAGCTGCGCCACGGTCGCCGGCACGCGATCGAGGCCTGGGGCGACATCCAACCGGTACACGGGTACTGCCTTGGCCAGCGACACGGCGCGGTCGAACAGCACCGCCGCCTCGCCGCCGCCTAACAGAGCGCCGAGCGTCGCCTGGCGGACCAGCGCCAGCGCCGACACCATGTCGCCGAGCTTCGTGCGCACCGCGGCCGCCTCGGCGGCGGCGTCGGACGGCAGCGGCGCAAGCAGGTAGCAGGCGGCGAGCGGCGACCGCTCGCTCATCACCAGCTGCTCGGAGAAGTCGTGCACGAGATGCTTCTCGCCGGCGTCGACGCCATCGCGGGACACGCCGAACAGACGGGCCGTGTCGTCCCACAGTTTCACCTGGTGGACGCCCGGCACGGCCTGCGGCTCTTGGCCTAACTCGACCGGCAGCACGTCATCGGTTACCAGGCGCCCGCCGGCGCGGGCGAGCGCCAGCGCGAGCGTCGACTTGCCGTGGAATTTCGGCGCGAGAAACGCGATCGTGCCGACCGGGAGCGCGACCGCGCTGCCGTGGAGGCACAGGAGACCGGCGGCGTGCAGCGCGGTCGCCAGGACACGTCCCGTCACGTCGGCACGCACGGCCGTCGGTGCGGGATTGGGTCCGCTGGTCCAGGCGATGCGGCGCCCGTCGCGCGACACGTCGTAGATGCCGGTGTCGTCGTAGACGAGCCGGTACCCATCCGTGTGGCGGGACATGCGGACGCGGCACGTGGGCGTCACTTCGAGCTCGCCTAACGATTCGGCGGCCTCGAGCGATGCCGCGGTCGACCGCGCGGACAATATCCAGTTAGGCGCGACGTCCGACGACTCACGAAGCTCGGGAAAAACGATCTCGGAGCGCAGACACCCGCCGAAGATCGAGTAGTCGGGCATGCGAAGGAGGGGAACCAGGGAGGCCGCCGAATTCCGACGACCTCCCTGGACGGAGCGTCAGGAACCCACCCTAGGACACGGATTGTCCGGGGTGCCGCAGAAGTTGTTGCCGGTTCCGCCGATACCACAGATGGTGTAGCCATCTGAGGATCCTTGCAGACCGATCTGCGTGAGCTCCCGGAACGTTCCGAAGCGCTCCACTTTCGGTTTCTGGTACACGCGACGCCTCCCTGTGTCGTGTGGCCGGGCCACTTGCCCGGTAAAAGTACGGCCCCCGTGGCCGTCGAGCATACTGCACGGCAACTGCAGAATCTAACTCCGCACAGCTGTCTCGCGCGCGATATTCAATTCGCCTACCAAAGCATCCACTGGGCGCACGCGAGAACGCAGCCACATCTCTGCTTGCAATGTGAAAAGCAACGTTACACCCAGCTGTGCTCCTCCGTTTCGTACGTAATGCTCGGACCAACGACGAAATTCCTCTGCATCGATTATTCCAACGTCTGCGAGTGCGGACTCTTGCATGAGCCCGTTGCTGAGGAACGGGAACTGCTTGCGCATCGACTCGTCGAAATAACCGGATGTGATGCCGGTCCTAGCGGCCCGCGGTGCTAACACAGTATCCGGAACCAAGCCGCGCACCGCCCGACGCAATAGCAATTTCGTCTCCCGTCCCGTCGAACGCTCCCACCGCGGCCGCGACGCCGCGAACTCGATCACCCGTCGGTCGTACAACGGCGAACGCAGGTCGACGCCTTCCTCGAGCGCAAACTCGGCGACAGCGCCGAACACTCGCGGGAAATACGCGTGCGACAAATACCACTCCGTCTCGAACGCGGCACAACTGACGCGTCCTTGCTGTGGCGCAAATGCACGCTCGCGCTCCTCGAGGTGATGCTCCGCTGCAAATGCGCGGCGAATCCACGAAGGCGGACGACGCTCGAGGTATCCCGTTGGGCGACGACCGCGGCGCAACACGGTGATTGCGCGCCGCGCCCGCTCGCTCAACAACGGATCGAGTACCGTACGCACGAAATTCCGCGCGTCGTGCAGCCTGAACCCGCCACCCTTTGCACGCCAATCACGCGCCAACTCGAGCCAGTGTCCCGTGCGCAGCAGATCCGCGAAGTACACGTCCGACACTTGGAAGAGTTGGTCACCGCCCATTCCATCCAATGCCACTCTCGCGCCTACGGCGCGCGTGCCGCGCGCGAGCGCGCGATGCCACATCTCGAACGCGTGCGCAAACGGCTCGTCGCGCCGCGCAGCCCGCTGTGACGGACGGTCGAAGAACGGCACATCGGTGATGCGCACCCACTGCACATCGGCGCCCCAGCGCTTCGCCGTCTCCTGAATGAACTCGTCCTCACGGCCCGGATCGCCGACGGGATAGCTCATCGACACCGGGTGCAGTAGCCGCGAGGTACCGCGCTCCTGTAGAGCCTGCTCCGTCACGCCAAACACGGCGGACGAATCCCACCCGCCGCTCAGCCAGACCGCGACATGCTGCTGTGGCGGCATGCGCTCCGCGGCCGCCCGCTCCAGCAACTCGCGCAATTGCAGCGCGCCATCCGCGAATGAGCTGCCGCCGCGTCCGCGATCGTTAACCCCAGGCGGCGTCCAGTGACTGAAAAGCTCAGCGCGTTGATCGGCGCGCCGCGCCAACGTCCACCCGGCGGGCACGTTCTGGATGGCCGTATACGCGGTCTCGTGGCCCGCGGCGAACAGGCCGCCGGCCGTCGCGGCGATCGCGGCCAGATTGAGCTCGGCCGGACATTCCGGATGCGCCAACACGCCGGTGACCGTCGATGCGATGACGAGCGTTCCGCCTAACTGCGCGTACGCGAGCGTGCGCTTGCCCGCGAAATCGCGGGCGGCGCAGACGCGTCCGGTCTTCCGGTTCCACACGATGAACGCGAAGTCGCCCTCGAGACGCGCGGCGCAGTCATCGCCCCAGGCGCGGTACGCCGCCGCAATGAGGTGCGCCGCGCCGTCGCCGGCGGGCACCACGCCGCGCTTGCCTAACGCAGCCCGCAGATCGGCGCGGTAGTAAAGCGACGCATCGGCCGCCACCACCAAGCCATCCCACTCGGCGACCAGCGTGTCGCCGGCCAGATCCGGCGCGCATTCCCATGCGTGACGCGCCACTGCCACCATCGCGCCGTCGAACGAACGAATCTCGTTCACATCGCCGCCGCGACGACGCATTACC
This region includes:
- a CDS encoding nucleotidyltransferase family protein translates to MPSTELIPMLDGLRGGRALSPEARLLLLSAGGVENDDGLRTLLSGPIDWERVCALATRERAEPVLYERLGKVSVGRGALPAGAAPLERLGRVSQFRMMHLEQRLGESLAALARERVDAMLLKGAALALTVYGSFVRRPMSDLDLLLRGGAAVAGRARAALLASGWATTELEQLHEFFEGHQHLPALEDARGTGVQLELHTALFFEGHPFRLSPEDIWSRSTPIIAFGQRTSVPSVHDQLLHLCLHFAWSHMMATGAWRAFRDLHTLVGTGDIVWDDFVALAQSSRGGSCCYWTFRLAAQLSGVAVPSQVLEALKPPLPEFALERLERHFAANLFPTEPVCPSVAMAYTMWRVGVRPKWSGHGDVRPWDRTDDLLFDETTRMSGPRRLAEHMRNARGWARYARAVLRG
- a CDS encoding ABC transporter permease, with the protein product MRETCALILASWRTALSYRLSMVFSLVGVLVSVVPVYYLARALQTTMAQKIELQGGEYFAFLLVGMIATAFIMTAVNAIPGVVSSGIATGTLEALLSTRASLTSLVAGLIGYGFVWTSLRSVVMLATGLALGVHLVWSAWLSSLLIMTLIVLAYLPFGLFAASLQLAFRTAGPLPSIVLIASSFLGGVYYPTHIMPSWLPRLSDAIPLTYGLRALRETLLEGIPFRMVIPDVATLFGFVLVLTALSLFALTEALHYARRSGTLAQY
- a CDS encoding ABC transporter ATP-binding protein, with the protein product MTGIATPTPVQEPSAATARPVSVSLDGLSKRFPMRRGWMDTLRHPRSVTYVPVVQHVSAEVYEGEFFGLLGPNGAGKTTLFKMLATLIFPDAGTATIAGYDIIQDAPRVRRVLAPVIADERSLYWRLSARENLELYGVLQGLDSRASKARADDLLTVVGLDDTGLKIVASFSSGMKQRLLIARALIGGPRVLLLDEPTRSLDPISARQFRAFLREEIAGRQRCTVLLATHNTEEALELCDRVAVLDHGRLLATGTAERLSRENGDELYRLWTRGATQPAIDALVERGVVRDVDLYGTDDDGWSILEMEVPGGPDRTAQVLAFLTEQHVPIARFERVTLSLADLIERIVERRGGAEADDA
- a CDS encoding asparagine synthase-related protein; this translates as MTAILGVFSAAEDKRTASETVGRRMLEVMRRRGGDVNEIRSFDGAMVAVARHAWECAPDLAGDTLVAEWDGLVVAADASLYYRADLRAALGKRGVVPAGDGAAHLIAAAYRAWGDDCAARLEGDFAFIVWNRKTGRVCAARDFAGKRTLAYAQLGGTLVIASTVTGVLAHPECPAELNLAAIAATAGGLFAAGHETAYTAIQNVPAGWTLARRADQRAELFSHWTPPGVNDRGRGGSSFADGALQLRELLERAAAERMPPQQHVAVWLSGGWDSSAVFGVTEQALQERGTSRLLHPVSMSYPVGDPGREDEFIQETAKRWGADVQWVRITDVPFFDRPSQRAARRDEPFAHAFEMWHRALARGTRAVGARVALDGMGGDQLFQVSDVYFADLLRTGHWLELARDWRAKGGGFRLHDARNFVRTVLDPLLSERARRAITVLRRGRRPTGYLERRPPSWIRRAFAAEHHLEERERAFAPQQGRVSCAAFETEWYLSHAYFPRVFGAVAEFALEEGVDLRSPLYDRRVIEFAASRPRWERSTGRETKLLLRRAVRGLVPDTVLAPRAARTGITSGYFDESMRKQFPFLSNGLMQESALADVGIIDAEEFRRWSEHYVRNGGAQLGVTLLFTLQAEMWLRSRVRPVDALVGELNIARETAVRS